One window of Ignavibacteriota bacterium genomic DNA carries:
- a CDS encoding nucleotidyl transferase AbiEii/AbiGii toxin family protein, protein MQKEYYQNNLYPLQDKVMELMGGLSNEFYLTGGTALSRYYLNHRYSDDLDFFTNRDEDFRQNSDAFINLILKNFKNVKIELASTDFVRFIIIEQNTELKIELINDVAYHYNGLHQYKCKVDNWQNILSNKISAIARNSSKDFADILFISKKYNFNWIDIFEQAKEKDTWVNEIEIACLIDEFHTNRLKDIKWVEENLNFNEFDMCFKVIAKDILKGIDNSLFIKHPIS, encoded by the coding sequence TAATCTTTATCCATTACAGGATAAGGTTATGGAATTAATGGGAGGGCTTTCAAACGAGTTTTATCTGACCGGTGGCACGGCACTCAGTCGTTATTATCTCAATCACAGATATTCTGATGACCTGGATTTTTTTACAAATAGAGATGAAGATTTCAGACAAAATTCTGATGCATTTATTAACCTGATTTTGAAGAATTTTAAAAATGTCAAAATTGAATTGGCAAGTACAGATTTTGTTAGATTTATAATTATTGAGCAAAATACAGAGCTAAAAATCGAATTGATTAATGACGTGGCTTACCATTATAATGGTTTACATCAATATAAATGCAAAGTGGATAATTGGCAGAACATTCTTTCCAATAAAATTTCAGCAATTGCAAGAAATTCTTCAAAGGACTTTGCAGATATCTTATTTATATCAAAAAAATATAATTTCAATTGGATTGATATTTTTGAACAAGCAAAAGAAAAAGATACTTGGGTCAATGAGATAGAAATAGCTTGTTTAATTGATGAATTTCATACTAATAGATTAAAAGACATTAAATGGGTTGAAGAAAATTTAAATTTTAATGAGTTTGATATGTGCTTTAAAGTAATAGCTAAAGATATT